One Anguilla rostrata isolate EN2019 chromosome 15, ASM1855537v3, whole genome shotgun sequence genomic window carries:
- the LOC135240735 gene encoding NGFI-A-binding protein 1-like has product MAAALPRTLGELQLYRILQRANLLYYYDAFIQQGGDDVQQLCEAGEEEFLEIMALVGMASKPLHVRRLQKALRDWVTNPALFNQPLAALPVCSIPVYKLPEGSPREPHAKAPKCAAAAAARVDPCKAEPAGANAAGGSPPPSSGEPRFWAGHGTESERSLSPADAGSPSSPRDPLEALDAAAVRSVAECVERMGPALAKGDLAEVREQLRGNKKLAKMISHILDMGEEEPRREEEVRKYSAIYGRFDSKRKDGKHLTLHELTVNEAAAQLCMKDVGLLARRDELFSLARQISREVTYKYTYRTSKSRCGDRDEPSPKRIKAEEGFFDLQEALQAIHMRQETLREQLVQAKSKGEETLGQNIQVQLERLLTRQMEILHDASAQERLQALDWRIPSGPLRNSSDKKSSNGVSSEPASEQHAERPLNLRVPGHRQGGARGDTPLGKQLANELKRRHSTGDGKAPSTENGHGIDFSHHVLNLSDKKTIKMEPEDSR; this is encoded by the exons ATGGCGGCGGCTTTACCCAGAACGCTCGGGGAGCTGCAGCTCTACCGCATCCTGCAGCGCGCCAACCTGCTGTACTACTACGACGCCTTCATCCAGCAGGGCGGCGACGACGTGCAGCAGCTGTGCGAGGCGGGCGAGGAGGAGTTCCTGGAGATCATGGCGCTGGTGGGCATGGCCAGCAAGCCGCTGCACGTGCGGCGGCTCCAGAAGGCGCTGCGCGACTGGGTCACCAACCCCGCCCTCTTCAACCAGCCGCTGGCCGCCCTGCCCGTCTGCAGCATCCCCGTCTACAAGCTGCCCGAGGGCTCGCCCCGCGAGCCGCACGCCAAGGCGCCCAagtgcgcggcggcggcggccgcccGCGTGGACCCCTGCAAGGCCGAGCCGGCCGGCGCCAACGCCGCGGGCGGGTCCCCCCCGCCGAGCAGCGGCGAGCCCCGCTTCTGGGCGGGCCACGGGACGGAGAGCGAGCGGAGCCTGTCCCCGGCCGACGCCGGGTCGCCCTCGTCCCCGCGCGACCCGCTGGAGGCGCTGGACGCGGCCGCCGTGCGGTCGGTGGCGGAGTGCGTGGAGCGGATGGGCCCCGCCCTGGCCAAGGGCGACCTGGCCGAGGTCAGGGAGCAGCTGAGGGGCAACAAGAAGCTGGCCAAGATGATCAGCCACATCCTGGACATGGGTGAGGAGGAGCCCCGTAGGGAGGAGGAGGTCCGCAAGTATAGCGCCATTTACGGCCGCTTTGACTCCAAGAGGAAGGATGGCAAACACCTGACACTGCATGAG CTGACGGTGAACGAGGCCGCGGCTCAGCTGTGCATGAAGGACGTGGGGCTCCTGGCTCGCAGGGACGAGCTCTTCAGCCTGGCCCGCCAGATCTCCAGGGAGGTCACCTACAAGTACACCTACAGGACCAGCAA gtCACGCTGTGGAGACAGAGACGAGCCATCTCCTAAGAGAATAAAAGCAGAG GAGGGCTTTTTTgacctgcaggaggcgctgcagGCCATCCACATGCGTCAGGAGACGCTGAGGGAGCAGCTCGTGCAGGCCAAGTCGAAAGGGGAGGAAACTCTAGGCCAGAACATCCAG gtgcagCTGGAGCGTCTGCTCACCAGGCAGATGGAGATCCTCCATGACGCGTCGGCTCAGGAGAGGCTGCAGGCCCTGGACTGGAGGATTCCCTCGGGGCCTCTCAGGAACAGCTCGGACAAGAAGAGCAGCAATGGCGTCTCCTCCGAGCCAGCCAGCGAACAGCACG CGGAGCGGCCGCTGAATCTGCGTGTGCCTGGGCACAGACAGGGCGGAGCCCGTGGGGACACGCCCCTGGGGAAGCAGCTGGCCAATGAGCTCAAGAGGCGCCACTCCACCGGAGACGGAAAGGCGCCGTCCACAG AAAACGGGCATGGGATTGACTTCTCCCACCACGTGCTCAACCTCTCTGACAAGAAGACCATCAAAATGGAACCCGAGGACTCCAGATAG